DNA sequence from the Rhizophagus irregularis chromosome 21, complete sequence genome:
TGTTTTTAACTGAAATATGTTCATAGTGTTTGTTCTCAAGggtaatttttttagtgaGGACTTGGGTACTCatcttttgaaaaagaaattaatatgaaaGAAATGAGGATATGGcgtaaatatatacaattgCACATCATATACAAATTAACTAAGCACAATAGGAGTTGCAATGGTGAAGCGCCATACTGATCGGCGTGTAGTTACCTTGGATGCATCCGGGGTAACTACATGAGTGTTAAAACCGTGATCTGATGTTATCCGGAACCGTTATACAGTCCGAAATACCGTTTTTgaagtaaatatatttacttcTTCTTCAAggtagggattggaatcgattaatcGAAAATCGACAAAACATAGTAAAATCGATTCTCGAGAATCGATTCTCAGcaattttttacatgtaaGTTAACCTGACTCCAAAGTAATTTTTCATGCCGGCCAAGTGCTGATTATTTTTGCTGAAATTAGAAACTGATTCAAAGTCAGGTTGGTCGtctataagaaaaatcttgaaaagaTTCGATTTTCGATTCCAATTCCTACTTCAAGGTAAAGATttcttttattcaaataacaatgtcataaatagtaattacttatttatcttatttatgactaatgaaattttttcattgcaattaataattaactcGTTGTGAATTATATTATCGTATGTTGATGATTGTTGTAAGAATACCTATCCATGagaaattattgtaattttcagcgcatatttattatttgagaaAGTTTCATCGTAATCAGTTGggaaaagttttgaaaaattatttattattcttggTTAATTTTGGGTACTTCATCCGGCTTACTTTCATCATACTGAATAAATATAAGGAAAGTGAGTGTCCAAATCCTAGATTCGATAACTTATTGCATTCCAAAAGATTAACCCATCGCGCCCGGCCGACTTCATGAAATCAATATCGTGTCGAAATctgtgaaaaaaaagattatgttATCCGTTAATCGAATACGAATTCCTTTCTTTTCATTGCTCACAGGTGTCACAGAAAATTTCATAAGTTACAGGACactgaaaaattttgatgCCGACGGAATATTCGTCGGTACGTAGTAGTACTTGGTTACTCGGATTGCTAGGATAAACTCTAAACATCAGGAATTTTGTTTCCACATGGAAATCCACATCAATCTAAATAGTTCTAATATTTCCAAATACCTTGTGACGAAACACGTGGTTTTTCGGCGTAGATTCGATGTGAATCCGCGTAGGATATATGGAAATGTATGGAATTTCACATATTTCTGAACTAATCCATGTGGATTACGTGGACCCAAAAATTTCATGATGAAAGTGTTCGCGCCATGTATACTTCTCAATTCCTACATAACAATCCGGAAAAATACCAGTTTCTGCGTACATACGAGAGGATCACCCAAAAATCTTGACACCCATAATATCGACAGTCTATAATTCTGACACCGAAATCCAAATCCCGATTGAATCAAAATCCTGAAAGTCACAGAATCCCGATGATCTCAGCCAATATCACGACTGAGATTCGATCAGATGAATTTGAGAttagttgatttttttaatgtaattatttctaattttagagGATAAGGAATAGTTTAGTAATCTagtaatatactgtacataatcCTTTTaactaagataaaaaattttttatttaattttcattaataatatagtaacaTTAGTTAATttgcattaatattaataaaatttgcaaacaATTTACattggtattaataaaatttacaaattatattttaattatattgaataaattaaccCGTTACTGTGTCActgcatttttaaaattatatgcttaattggaaaatttatataatttttttttctaaaaaaaaaactttgggATTTTGACTGTCAAGATTTTTAACTGTCAGAATTTGACTATcggtattttattttaacgggATTTAGTTGTCGGGATCTTGGTGTAGACTGTCGATTTTATGGTTGTCGAGATTTTGTGGTAAACTCCATATACGAGAGTATATATTACATTACACTTTGTTTTAGTAGCCGAACACCTGCTAGTACTCGGCATGCAATAGGAACGTTTATATCCACAAATCCGGATATAAACTATCCGTTTATCTGTCTATCTAAActgtttaaaaaaacttatcgTTTTTACacattctataaatattatttgattttaatactAGGCgctaaatttataatcatcaGACCATGAAAAAGAACACTTGTTACATACTTACATATTATAGATATACAATATAAAGTTTGATATTAAtcaattgatttatataagtaattgcaattataattaattatcctaaattctatattaaaataacaatataatgtattattagaACCCgctaataaatgattaatttacatataaatagaaacataattatgtatatattatacttattaaaaaatttatattattccttaaataaaacttactaCATCTTTGATTCATCataactaattttaatttcatcagtctcatcataaaattcaatttcttctttttcgatatttttatttatgaataaatgaTAACCATATTCAATTATACCAATTAATGTCATAACAATACTAGTAATTAACGTAAAAAAAgcgataattttatatgaatttgtaaaatttctagcatatataatctaaaaaaatttttaaaagatagagttaatgataaataattagttaaataacataagtaaatatttatttacctgAATTACTAATTGAGGCAAATCTTCTAgaataagatttaaaaaacCACTCcagaatattaaatttaacgcTAATGGGGAGAATGATGCTTCAAATATTTGAAATCCGCCAAATTTTGAATCAAATATATGAAGTAACTCAACGTCTCCTGAactaaaaaatgttataatagCGACCggttttaaatactttttaagccatttattaaattcaggGTATTGTATTTCatgtgaaaatattataaaagccaaaagaatatttaaaatgaaaggaattaataaaaatataacgctataaaaattataaattaaagtcaattcattatttttcaatgaaaattataagataaagttattttaaagCTTTACCTTGGGACATAAAGATACTGTAAATCATCTTCAAGTAAAATTACAAATCCAATATCATTAAATAGATCAAAAATGATCAATGCCACTCTAAGTATAATTATGTTAGatccctaaaaaaataaaaaggatgTTCAATAttcgtatattaaaataaaagaaaaattcaaattataaataaatttttaccattctatttttatatctcccaaaaaagtacaaaataataattaaaccgGTTGAAAtcattagtattattaaagaaacagtaTTCCTCACAAAATTATgtaaactaattttaatttcttcccATAGGTtggctaaataaaaaaatgtatgttaattttattagtaaaactAGGAAACGGGGAACCCGGTGTGACGATCAGGGAAATTCACGTGATCGATTTTACGTAAACATATATTGTCCCTTCGCTCCGTACAATAAATGTGTTTAAAGATAGATTTGTTTACTTACATGATCTTTGAAATCCATACCccttatcaatattttttgtataattactAGTATCAAGATATGTTATAAACTTATCATttctaattaaagaatttaaatcatCATAGATCTCTTTGGCgcttttcttattaaaacaattttcaCCTGGAAGGTCAATTctatatgaaattaaaagtaattctGAATCCGTAACTATATCATGTTCATAAATATCATCGACTTTATAAATTCTTGAATCATCAACCGGGATACCTTTCGAAAGGtcaattttcatgaatttaaaaaactcATTTCGTccatttttatctaatttactaaattcttGAGTACCTTCCGGATTTAAGCGTAATATtccaataataaaatcatctaaATTGCAACCGTtggtattaaaataaaaatgatgattttggtAGAGTATTTATGATTACTTACTATTATCTTTTTCAGGATgtttatattctaaaataaataataatttaattataaaatttcggGAGACACgtaaatcaatatattttaatcttttgCTTACCGGATGCTGTATATATATTCCAactttttggtttttttataCCTGGAACCGTttcaatttcatatttatattccaCAAAATTATCTTCGATTTCAACATAATAAGAAGCATTTGGTATGTTGAAAGTAACGtttgatgataaattaattatgagcGAATACGAATCTTCGCTTATTGTACAAAATGGCATtgtacataaaaatttttgacgtaaaatatcttcataattatgataatgatatattgaaatataaaCAGGAATTGTTGGGTCAATAGGATTAAGGAATGTCATATTCATTTTGTCTGTATAAATTTCGATTAGATCGTTTTCTGATGGATATACTTGCttgatatgaatattattaagtagATTATCTAACAATAAAAAGAgagaatattaattatattaaatatatttgtaaatattaaatatttacttacatATACTTTATACATACTTTTAGGTATAATTGTTGTTAGATCAGTTGACTCATAAGTAAATGATTTATCCCTTTTTATCGCTCGAATAACTGTagtatttgaaataaaaaggTTATCACCTATATAATCATTATCAttgttgtttattataatttcaccGGAAGCACTTTTAATTGTtgtatcaaaataatcaatttctgCAGTATTAAAT
Encoded proteins:
- a CDS encoding uncharacterized protein (SECRETED:cutsite_CSS-NI; SECRETED:prob_0.7091); SECRETED:SignalP(1-20) — translated: MNRPVPIVLLIFVVLLPCSSNIIATYYENDTVHDNYFKGVYADGTILIGVRFKGYPNNTISLRLIYPNGTLNFINNVTIPCNTCDPTKYNPSPLNPNYIIIWYEKSGMIMDWTGNIITSKITQSKCDKFEFVMNERSDRFLIAGYNETSQNILFAEYFINNDGTIGIKAQKNLTFNGVGIKNIIEFKIFLLGDIWGIIYKVDLEEKSEYIYNKKDAFFSLIHNESQNRNLNPSIIKDISFIGVSCISNDINYTCIYVTSYNNTLKLIDINNLTLNNTFNMRSIDLFPFINIYKFESISSTANIIHIIPEIGFLVEVVSNAKTKYLIFNTAEIDYFDTTIKSASGEIIINNNDNDYIGDNLFISNTTVIRAIKRDKSFTYESTDLTTIIPKNNLLNNIHIKQVYPSENDLIEIYTDKMNMTFLNPIDPTIPVYISIYHYHNYEDILRQKFLCTMPFCTISEDSYSLIINLSSNVTFNIPNASYYVEIEDNFVEYKYEIETVPGIKKPKSWNIYTASEYKHPEKDNNDFIIGILRLNPEGTQEFSKLDKNGRNEFFKFMKIDLSKGIPVDDSRIYKVDDIYEHDIVTDSELLLISYRIDLPGENCFNKKSAKEIYDDLNSLIRNDKFITYLDTSNYTKNIDKGYGFQRSSNLWEEIKISLHNFVRNTVSLIILMISTGLIIILYFFGRYKNRMGSNIIILRVALIIFDLFNDIGFVILLEDDLQYLYVPSVIFLLIPFILNILLAFIIFSHEIQYPEFNKWLKKYLKPVAIITFFSSGDVELLHIFDSKFGGFQIFEASFSPLALNLIFWSGFLNLILEDLPQLVIQIIYARNFTNSYKIIAFFTLITSIVMTLIGIIEYGYHLFINKNIEKEEIEFYDETDEIKISYDESKM